The proteins below come from a single Vitis vinifera cultivar Pinot Noir 40024 chromosome 9, ASM3070453v1 genomic window:
- the LOC100241282 gene encoding ABC transporter C family member 8 isoform X4: protein MASWDSSLGGFSWNSGEGLDMGFFCVQTTILDVLNLLFLSVFCVILVMGSVRKNVIFEHSRRDWVSGGVSICCAVVSIGYLSAGLWDLFVKNEGSGHLSWWAYFVRGLVWISLAASLLIQRPKCIRILSSLWWLAFFLLGSALNIEILVKTHNIQVFDMVPWLVSFLLLFCAFRNICHHDSPDTPDRSVSEPLLGKKPEKSSVELGKSSFISKLTFSWINPLLCLGYSKPLVLEDIPSLVSEDGAELAYQKFAHAWEQLQKEKTPNNSCNLVLQALARVYWKETLSAGIFALFKTISVVVSPLLLYAFVKYSNHSGENWHEGVFLVGCLVLNKLVESLSQRHWFLNSRRSGMRMRSSLMVAVYQKQLKLSSLGRGRHSTGEIVNYIAIDAYRMGEFPWWFHTMWSFILQLFLSIGVLFGIVGLGALTGLVPLLICGLLNVPFAKIIQRCQFQFMMAQDQRLRSTSEILNSMKVIKLQSWEEKFKNLIESLRDIEFKWLAEAHYKKCYCTVLYWLSPSIIPSVIFLGCVVFRSAPLDASTIFTVLAALRCMSEPVRTIPEALSALIQIKVSFDRLNAFLLDDEVKSEEIRKVVVPNSHYSVIVNGCGFSWDPKSTILTLRDVNMEVKWGQKVAVCGPVGAGKSSLLYAILGEIPKVSGTVDVFGSIAYVSQTSWIQSGTIRDNILYGRPMDKTKYEKAIKACALDKDINSFDHGDLTEIGQRGLNMSGGQKQRIQLARAVYNDANIYLLDDPFSAVDAHTAAVLFNDCIMSALAQKTVILVTHQVEFLSAVDKILVMEGGQITQSGSYEELFAAGTAFEQLVNAHKNATTVMNLSNKEIQEEPHKLDQSPTKESGEGEISMKGLQGVQLTEEEEREIGDVGWKPFLDYLLVSKGSFLLFLCIITKSGFIALQAASTYWLALAIEMPKISNGMLIGVYAGLSTLSTGFIYLRSFFGARLGLKASKAFFAGFTNSIFKAPMLFFDSTPVGRILTRASSDLSVLDFDIPFSIIFVVASGLELLSIIGVTASITWPVLIVAIFAIVAVYYVQGYYLASARELIRINGTTKAPVMSYAAETSLGVVTIRAFNMVDRFFQNYLELIETDAKLFFYSNAAIEWLVLRIEILQNLTLVTAALLLVLLPKGYVAPGLVGLSLSYALALTGTQVFFSRWYCNLSNYVVSVERIKQFMHIPSEPPAIVEEKRPPTSWPSKDKIPP, encoded by the exons ATGGCTTCTTGGGACAGCTCATTGG GTGGATTCTCCTGGAATTCTGGGGAAGGGCTTGATATGGGTTTCTTTTGTGTTCAGACAACTATATTAGATGTCTTGAATCTGCTATTTCTTTCTGTTTTCTGTGTGATTTTGGTTATGGGTTCTGTTagaaaaaatgtgatttttgagCACAGCAGGAGGGACTGGGTCTCTGGGGGTGTTTCAATCTGCTGTGCTGTTGTTAGCATTGGATATCTCAGTGCTGGTTTGTGGGATTTGTTTGTGAAAAATGAAGGGTCTGGGCATTTGAGTTGGTGGGCTTACTTTGTTAGAGGGCTGGTTTGGATCTCTCTTGCAGCTTCACTGCTTATTCAAAGACCCAAGTGTATCAGAATTCTTAGTTCTCTCTGGTGGTTGGCCTTCTTCCTATTGGGTTCAGCTCTAAATATCGAAATTCTAGTGAAAACTCACAACATTCAAGTCTTTGACATGGTGCCATGGCTTGTGAGCTTCTTGCTTCTCTTTTGTGCATTCAGGAACATTTGTCACCATGATTCTCCAGATACCCCAGATAGGAGTGTTTCCGAACCTCTACTAGGGAAAAAGCCTGAGAAAAGCTCAGTAGAATTAGGCAAGAGTAGCTTCATTAGTAAATTGACATTTTCTTGGATTAATCCTTTACTTTGCTTGGGTTACTCGAAACCTTTAGTTCTAGAAGACATTCCTTCTCTGGTATCAGAGGATGGAGCTGAATTAGCCTACCAAAAATTTGCTCATGCATGGGAACAGCTTCAAAAGGAGAAAACCCCGAATAATAGCTGTAACTTGGTTCTACAAGCATTAGCCCGGGTCTACTGGAAAGAAACCCTTTCTGCAGGGATTTTTGCTTTGTTTAAGACAATTTCTGTAGTGGTTTCTCCTCTGTTGCTCTATGCTTTTGTAAAATACTCAAATCATAGTGGGGAAAATTGGCATGAAGGCGTGTTCTTAGTGGGGTGTCTAGTCCTTAACAAGCTGGTTGAATCCTTGTCTCAAAGGCATTGGTTCCTTAATTCTAGGAGGTCTGGGATGAGGATGAGGTCATCTTTAATGGTGGCTGTATACCAAAAGCAGCTCAAGCTTTCAAGTTTGGGAAGGGGAAGGCATTCAACTGGGGAGATTGTGAATTATATTGCTATCGATGCTTATCGAATGGGCGAATTCCCTTGGTGGTTCCACACAATGTGGAGTTTCATCTTGCAACTTTTTCTGTCCATTGGAGTCCTTTTTGGGATTGTGGGTCTTGGTGCTCTTACAGGTTTAGTCCCTCTTCTCATTTGTGGACTTCTTAATGTGCCATTTGCTAAGATAATACAGAGGTGTCAATTCCAATTTATGATGGCCCAAGACCAGCGACTCAGGTCTACTTCAGAGATCCTTAACAGTATGAAAGTCATCAAGTTACAGTCATGGGAAGAGAAATTCAAAAACTTGATTGAATCCCTGCGAGACATCGAATTCAAATGGTTGGCTGAAGCACATTATAAGAAGTGTTATTGCACTGTACTGTATTGGTTGTCCCCAAGCATCATCCCTTCGGTTATCTTCCTGGGGTGTGTGGTTTTCAGGAGTGCCCCACTAGATGCCAGCACAATATTCACCGTTCTTGCAGCATTGCGGTGCATGTCAGAACCTGTGAGAACCATACCTGAAGCTCTATCTGCTTTGATCCAAATCAAGGTCTCTTTTGATAGGCTCAATGCATTCCTGCTAGATGATGAGGTCAAAAGTGAAGAAATCAGGAAAGTTGTAGTACCAAATTCACATTACAGTGTTATAGTGAATGGTTGTGGTTTCAGTTGGGACCCGAAATCGACCATCCTAACACTCAGAGATGTAAATATGGAAGTAAAATGGGGGCAGAAGGTTGCGGTTTGTGGGCCAGTTGGAGCAGGGAAATCGTCACTCTTATATGCTATACTTGGAGAGATACCAAAAGTTTCAGGAACC GTTGATGTATTTGGTTCAATCGCCTATGTTTCTCAAACTTCTTGGATCCAAAGTGGGACAATTCGCGACAACATTCTTTATGGAAGGCCAATGGATAAAACCAAGTATGAGAAAGCCATAAAAGCATGTGCCTTAGATAAGGATATAAATAGTTTTGACCATGGCGATTTAACAGAAATTGGTCAGAGAGGGCTTAATATGAGTGGAGGAcagaaacagaggattcaacTTGCTCGAGCTGTCTACAATGATGCCAATATCTACCTCCTGGATGACCCTTTTAGTGCAGTAGATGCACATACAGCTGCAGTTCTTTTCAAT GATTGCATCATGTCTGCTCTAGCTCAAAAGACTGTTATTCTTGTGACTCATCAAGTGGAATTTCTATCTGCAGTTGATAAAATTCTG GTAATGGAAGGTGGACAAATAACTCAGTCAGGAAGCTATGAGGAGCTTTTTGCAGCAGGGACGGCATTTGAACAGCTTGTAAATGCTCATAAGAATGCAACAACAGTTATGAATCTTTCAAATAAAGAAATCCAAGAAGAACCTCACAAGTTGGATCAGAGCCCTACCAAAGAAAGCGGTGAAGGGGAGATTTCCATGAAGGGTCTACAAGGAGTGCAGCTTAccgaagaagaagagagagagattggTGATGTTGGGTGGAAGCCTTTCTTGGATTATCTCCTTGTCTCAAAGGGATCATTCCTTCTGTTTTTATGTATAATAACCAAGTCTGGTTTTATTGCCCTTCAGGCTGCTTCAACTTATTGGCTAGCACTAGCCATTGAAATGCCAAAAATCAGCAATGGCATGCTAATTGGAGTTTATGCTGGACTGTCAACACTAAGTACTGGCTTTATATATCTGAGGTCTTTCTTTGGAGCCCGTCTAGGATTAAAAGCTTCTAAGGCCTTCTTTGCAGGTTTTACCAACTCCATCTTCAAAGCTCCAATGCTCTTTTTTGACTCTACCCCAGTTGGGCGCATTCTGACTCGA GCTTCCTCAGATTTGAGCGTTTTGGATTTCGATATACCTTTCTCCATTATCTTTGTAGTAGCATCTGGTCTTGAGCTTCTATCGATCATTGGAGTTACAGCCTCAATCACTTGGCCAGTTCTCATTGTGGCCATTTTTGCTATTGTAGCTGTATATTATGTTCAG GGGTATTATTTAGCCTCTGCAAGAGAGCTAATAAGGATCAATGGAACAACAAAAGCCCCCGTTATGAGTTATGCAGCTGAGACATCACTTGGAGTGGTCACTATAAGGGCTTTTAACATGGTGGACAGGTTCTTCCAAAACTACCTAGAGCTCATAGAGACGGACGCAAAGCTGTTCTTCTATTCTAATGCAGCCATTGAATGGCTagttttaagaatagaaatCCTCCAGAATCTGACTCTAGTCACTGCTGCTCTTCTTCTTGTTCTACTTCCGAAGGGATATGTAGCTCCAG GGCTTGTGGGGCTCTCTCTTTCTTATGCTCTGGCACTGACTGGTACACAAGTCTTCTTCTCTCGATGGTATTGTAACTTAtcaaattatgttgtttcagtTGAAAGGATCAAACAGTTCATGCACATACCATCAGAGCCCCCTGCAATTGTGGAGGAAAAAAGGCCACCAACTTCATGGCCTTCCAAGG ATAAAATACCGCCCTAA
- the LOC100241282 gene encoding ABC transporter C family member 8 isoform X3 has translation MASWDSSLGGFSWNSGEGLDMGFFCVQTTILDVLNLLFLSVFCVILVMGSVRKNVIFEHSRRDWVSGGVSICCAVVSIGYLSAGLWDLFVKNEGSGHLSWWAYFVRGLVWISLAASLLIQRPKCIRILSSLWWLAFFLLGSALNIEILVKTHNIQVFDMVPWLVSFLLLFCAFRNICHHDSPDTPDRSVSEPLLGKKPEKSSVELGKSSFISKLTFSWINPLLCLGYSKPLVLEDIPSLVSEDGAELAYQKFAHAWEQLQKEKTPNNSCNLVLQALARVYWKETLSAGIFALFKTISVVVSPLLLYAFVKYSNHSGENWHEGVFLVGCLVLNKLVESLSQRHWFLNSRRSGMRMRSSLMVAVYQKQLKLSSLGRGRHSTGEIVNYIAIDAYRMGEFPWWFHTMWSFILQLFLSIGVLFGIVGLGALTGLVPLLICGLLNVPFAKIIQRCQFQFMMAQDQRLRSTSEILNSMKVIKLQSWEEKFKNLIESLRDIEFKWLAEAHYKKCYCTVLYWLSPSIIPSVIFLGCVVFRSAPLDASTIFTVLAALRCMSEPVRTIPEALSALIQIKVSFDRLNAFLLDDEVKSEEIRKVVVPNSHYSVIVNGCGFSWDPKSTILTLRDVNMEVKWGQKVAVCGPVGAGKSSLLYAILGEIPKVSGTVDVFGSIAYVSQTSWIQSGTIRDNILYGRPMDKTKYEKAIKACALDKDINSFDHGDLTEIGQRGLNMSGGQKQRIQLARAVYNDANIYLLDDPFSAVDAHTAAVLFNDCIMSALAQKTVILVTHQVEFLSAVDKILVMEGGQITQSGSYEELFAAGTAFEQLVNAHKNATTVMNLSNKEIQEEPHKLDQSPTKESGEGEISMKGLQGVQLTEEEEREIGDVGWKPFLDYLLVSKGSFLLFLCIITKSGFIALQAASTYWLALAIEMPKISNGMLIGVYAGLSTLSTGFIYLRSFFGARLGLKASKAFFAGFTNSIFKAPMLFFDSTPVGRILTRASSDLSVLDFDIPFSIIFVVASGLELLSIIGVTASITWPVLIVAIFAIVAVYYVQGYYLASARELIRINGTTKAPVMSYAAETSLGVVTIRAFNMVDRFFQNYLELIETDAKLFFYSNAAIEWLVLRIEILQNLTLVTAALLLVLLPKGYVAPGLVGLSLSYALALTGTQVFFSRWYCNLSNYVVSVERIKQFMHIPSEPPAIVEEKRPPTSWPSKGRIDLQYLKIKYRPNAPLVLKGITCTFKEGTRVGIVGRTGSGKTTLISALFRLVEPESGKIFIDGLDICSIGLKDLRMKLSIIPQEPTLFKGSIRTNLDPLGLYSDDEIWEALEKCQLKATISSLPNLLDSYVF, from the exons ATGGCTTCTTGGGACAGCTCATTGG GTGGATTCTCCTGGAATTCTGGGGAAGGGCTTGATATGGGTTTCTTTTGTGTTCAGACAACTATATTAGATGTCTTGAATCTGCTATTTCTTTCTGTTTTCTGTGTGATTTTGGTTATGGGTTCTGTTagaaaaaatgtgatttttgagCACAGCAGGAGGGACTGGGTCTCTGGGGGTGTTTCAATCTGCTGTGCTGTTGTTAGCATTGGATATCTCAGTGCTGGTTTGTGGGATTTGTTTGTGAAAAATGAAGGGTCTGGGCATTTGAGTTGGTGGGCTTACTTTGTTAGAGGGCTGGTTTGGATCTCTCTTGCAGCTTCACTGCTTATTCAAAGACCCAAGTGTATCAGAATTCTTAGTTCTCTCTGGTGGTTGGCCTTCTTCCTATTGGGTTCAGCTCTAAATATCGAAATTCTAGTGAAAACTCACAACATTCAAGTCTTTGACATGGTGCCATGGCTTGTGAGCTTCTTGCTTCTCTTTTGTGCATTCAGGAACATTTGTCACCATGATTCTCCAGATACCCCAGATAGGAGTGTTTCCGAACCTCTACTAGGGAAAAAGCCTGAGAAAAGCTCAGTAGAATTAGGCAAGAGTAGCTTCATTAGTAAATTGACATTTTCTTGGATTAATCCTTTACTTTGCTTGGGTTACTCGAAACCTTTAGTTCTAGAAGACATTCCTTCTCTGGTATCAGAGGATGGAGCTGAATTAGCCTACCAAAAATTTGCTCATGCATGGGAACAGCTTCAAAAGGAGAAAACCCCGAATAATAGCTGTAACTTGGTTCTACAAGCATTAGCCCGGGTCTACTGGAAAGAAACCCTTTCTGCAGGGATTTTTGCTTTGTTTAAGACAATTTCTGTAGTGGTTTCTCCTCTGTTGCTCTATGCTTTTGTAAAATACTCAAATCATAGTGGGGAAAATTGGCATGAAGGCGTGTTCTTAGTGGGGTGTCTAGTCCTTAACAAGCTGGTTGAATCCTTGTCTCAAAGGCATTGGTTCCTTAATTCTAGGAGGTCTGGGATGAGGATGAGGTCATCTTTAATGGTGGCTGTATACCAAAAGCAGCTCAAGCTTTCAAGTTTGGGAAGGGGAAGGCATTCAACTGGGGAGATTGTGAATTATATTGCTATCGATGCTTATCGAATGGGCGAATTCCCTTGGTGGTTCCACACAATGTGGAGTTTCATCTTGCAACTTTTTCTGTCCATTGGAGTCCTTTTTGGGATTGTGGGTCTTGGTGCTCTTACAGGTTTAGTCCCTCTTCTCATTTGTGGACTTCTTAATGTGCCATTTGCTAAGATAATACAGAGGTGTCAATTCCAATTTATGATGGCCCAAGACCAGCGACTCAGGTCTACTTCAGAGATCCTTAACAGTATGAAAGTCATCAAGTTACAGTCATGGGAAGAGAAATTCAAAAACTTGATTGAATCCCTGCGAGACATCGAATTCAAATGGTTGGCTGAAGCACATTATAAGAAGTGTTATTGCACTGTACTGTATTGGTTGTCCCCAAGCATCATCCCTTCGGTTATCTTCCTGGGGTGTGTGGTTTTCAGGAGTGCCCCACTAGATGCCAGCACAATATTCACCGTTCTTGCAGCATTGCGGTGCATGTCAGAACCTGTGAGAACCATACCTGAAGCTCTATCTGCTTTGATCCAAATCAAGGTCTCTTTTGATAGGCTCAATGCATTCCTGCTAGATGATGAGGTCAAAAGTGAAGAAATCAGGAAAGTTGTAGTACCAAATTCACATTACAGTGTTATAGTGAATGGTTGTGGTTTCAGTTGGGACCCGAAATCGACCATCCTAACACTCAGAGATGTAAATATGGAAGTAAAATGGGGGCAGAAGGTTGCGGTTTGTGGGCCAGTTGGAGCAGGGAAATCGTCACTCTTATATGCTATACTTGGAGAGATACCAAAAGTTTCAGGAACC GTTGATGTATTTGGTTCAATCGCCTATGTTTCTCAAACTTCTTGGATCCAAAGTGGGACAATTCGCGACAACATTCTTTATGGAAGGCCAATGGATAAAACCAAGTATGAGAAAGCCATAAAAGCATGTGCCTTAGATAAGGATATAAATAGTTTTGACCATGGCGATTTAACAGAAATTGGTCAGAGAGGGCTTAATATGAGTGGAGGAcagaaacagaggattcaacTTGCTCGAGCTGTCTACAATGATGCCAATATCTACCTCCTGGATGACCCTTTTAGTGCAGTAGATGCACATACAGCTGCAGTTCTTTTCAAT GATTGCATCATGTCTGCTCTAGCTCAAAAGACTGTTATTCTTGTGACTCATCAAGTGGAATTTCTATCTGCAGTTGATAAAATTCTG GTAATGGAAGGTGGACAAATAACTCAGTCAGGAAGCTATGAGGAGCTTTTTGCAGCAGGGACGGCATTTGAACAGCTTGTAAATGCTCATAAGAATGCAACAACAGTTATGAATCTTTCAAATAAAGAAATCCAAGAAGAACCTCACAAGTTGGATCAGAGCCCTACCAAAGAAAGCGGTGAAGGGGAGATTTCCATGAAGGGTCTACAAGGAGTGCAGCTTAccgaagaagaagagagagagattggTGATGTTGGGTGGAAGCCTTTCTTGGATTATCTCCTTGTCTCAAAGGGATCATTCCTTCTGTTTTTATGTATAATAACCAAGTCTGGTTTTATTGCCCTTCAGGCTGCTTCAACTTATTGGCTAGCACTAGCCATTGAAATGCCAAAAATCAGCAATGGCATGCTAATTGGAGTTTATGCTGGACTGTCAACACTAAGTACTGGCTTTATATATCTGAGGTCTTTCTTTGGAGCCCGTCTAGGATTAAAAGCTTCTAAGGCCTTCTTTGCAGGTTTTACCAACTCCATCTTCAAAGCTCCAATGCTCTTTTTTGACTCTACCCCAGTTGGGCGCATTCTGACTCGA GCTTCCTCAGATTTGAGCGTTTTGGATTTCGATATACCTTTCTCCATTATCTTTGTAGTAGCATCTGGTCTTGAGCTTCTATCGATCATTGGAGTTACAGCCTCAATCACTTGGCCAGTTCTCATTGTGGCCATTTTTGCTATTGTAGCTGTATATTATGTTCAG GGGTATTATTTAGCCTCTGCAAGAGAGCTAATAAGGATCAATGGAACAACAAAAGCCCCCGTTATGAGTTATGCAGCTGAGACATCACTTGGAGTGGTCACTATAAGGGCTTTTAACATGGTGGACAGGTTCTTCCAAAACTACCTAGAGCTCATAGAGACGGACGCAAAGCTGTTCTTCTATTCTAATGCAGCCATTGAATGGCTagttttaagaatagaaatCCTCCAGAATCTGACTCTAGTCACTGCTGCTCTTCTTCTTGTTCTACTTCCGAAGGGATATGTAGCTCCAG GGCTTGTGGGGCTCTCTCTTTCTTATGCTCTGGCACTGACTGGTACACAAGTCTTCTTCTCTCGATGGTATTGTAACTTAtcaaattatgttgtttcagtTGAAAGGATCAAACAGTTCATGCACATACCATCAGAGCCCCCTGCAATTGTGGAGGAAAAAAGGCCACCAACTTCATGGCCTTCCAAGGGTAGGATAGACTTGCAATATCTGAAA ATAAAATACCGCCCTAATGCTCCTCTAGTTCTCAAAGGAATTACTTGCACGTTTAAGGAGGGGACTAGAGTAGGAATTGTTGGAAGGACTGGAAGTGGCAAAACTACGCTGATAAGTGCTTTGTTCCGACTAGTAGAGCCTGAAAGTGGGAAAATCTTCATAGATGGACTTGACATTTGTTCCATAGGCCTGAAGGATTTGAGGATGAAGCTTAGCATTATCCCTCAGGAGCCCACTCTTTTCAAGGGTAGCATTCGAACTAACTTGGACCCTCTAGGCCTTTACTCTGACGATGAAATATGGGAG GCTCTTGAGAAGTGTCAGCTTAAGGCAACAATCAGCAGCCTCCCAAACTTACTAGACTCATATG TGTTTTGA